A DNA window from Rhodococcus sp. 4CII contains the following coding sequences:
- a CDS encoding N-acetylmuramoyl-L-alanine amidase, with protein sequence MYRRRSPSLVVAAIAAVAVASPVAVYGLASAPAGVRSTNESQAVTVSTQIAQVALSQIPDIVIPLKELTGLNLPDVNIGDLRNIPLPDTIQIPSNLQLPGGLQLPNLQIPLKVPAPGDVSDPTLAPPADQQPGAVVKELTRDVPFSMVALTSQTAASAESKVRALQADGTWGQWVSPDMIDTRRTDQATAGDKVATEPVYVGVTKAIQILTPIANQAAAAVPGLPAVPATPGEALVPAPAHAPAPGPPPAGAAPLGYTPASVNTPLRQQPAQTGHGDVTAVLIEPGSGPGDATLGDVAAPLDGTGPKVISRAQWGADESIRCQDPDYDDFIGGAAVHHTDGSNDYTKAESAEIVRGIYAYHAQTLGWCDVGYNVLVDKYGQIFEGRAGGLDRPVQGAHSGGFNENTTGIAMMGDFSTEDPPQVTLDSVGKFLGWKLGKAGLDPLGHTTMYSEGTEFTPYAEGEAVDLPIIFAHRDVGNTSCNGDAGYRHMDEIRQIAAANLGGGSASLASGASASGTPAPAGDTPAPSGGTGTDASSSLGAGVPALVTELLRLTDPSPVAQKWVAEGGDTGRLGPAITGLLQAKAGNSAAKFTNGAVYTSATGVWSVLGEIFKTWQNLGADTGEIGLPTSDEYPIPGGRRADFENGSLIFNELTGIVTTVLKTYNDADAPVYPMLSVADPAQLPPVPAPVEPAPAPAPAG encoded by the coding sequence TTGTACCGCCGCCGGAGTCCGTCGCTCGTTGTCGCGGCGATCGCGGCTGTGGCTGTCGCCAGCCCCGTCGCGGTCTACGGCCTCGCCAGCGCACCGGCCGGAGTGCGCTCCACGAACGAGTCCCAGGCCGTCACGGTGTCCACACAGATCGCCCAGGTCGCCCTGTCCCAGATACCGGACATCGTGATCCCCCTGAAGGAACTGACGGGCCTGAACCTGCCCGACGTCAACATCGGCGATCTCCGGAACATCCCGCTTCCCGACACGATTCAGATCCCGAGCAACCTGCAGCTGCCCGGCGGCCTCCAGCTGCCGAACCTGCAGATCCCGCTGAAGGTGCCCGCGCCGGGCGACGTGTCCGATCCGACGCTCGCGCCGCCCGCCGATCAGCAGCCCGGCGCGGTCGTGAAGGAACTGACCCGCGACGTCCCGTTCAGCATGGTGGCGCTCACCTCGCAGACGGCGGCCTCCGCCGAGTCGAAGGTGCGCGCGTTGCAGGCGGACGGCACCTGGGGACAGTGGGTGTCCCCGGACATGATCGACACCCGGCGCACCGACCAGGCCACCGCCGGCGACAAGGTCGCCACCGAGCCCGTGTACGTCGGTGTCACCAAGGCGATCCAGATCCTCACCCCGATCGCGAATCAGGCGGCCGCGGCCGTTCCGGGACTTCCCGCCGTCCCGGCGACACCCGGGGAAGCGCTGGTCCCCGCACCCGCACACGCCCCGGCACCGGGGCCCCCGCCTGCGGGCGCGGCGCCGCTCGGGTACACGCCGGCGTCCGTCAACACGCCGCTGCGCCAGCAGCCCGCGCAGACCGGTCACGGCGACGTCACCGCCGTGCTGATCGAACCCGGCAGCGGCCCCGGCGATGCGACCCTCGGTGACGTCGCCGCCCCGTTGGACGGGACCGGCCCGAAGGTCATCTCCCGGGCGCAGTGGGGGGCCGACGAGTCGATCCGCTGCCAGGACCCCGACTACGACGACTTCATCGGCGGCGCAGCCGTCCACCACACCGACGGCAGCAACGACTACACGAAGGCCGAGTCGGCCGAGATCGTCCGCGGAATCTACGCCTACCACGCCCAGACGCTCGGCTGGTGCGACGTCGGCTACAACGTCCTCGTCGACAAGTACGGCCAGATCTTCGAGGGCCGCGCCGGCGGTCTCGACCGTCCCGTCCAGGGCGCCCACTCAGGCGGGTTCAATGAGAACACCACCGGTATCGCGATGATGGGCGACTTCTCCACGGAGGATCCGCCGCAGGTCACCCTCGACTCGGTCGGCAAGTTCCTCGGCTGGAAGCTGGGCAAGGCGGGACTCGACCCGCTCGGCCACACCACCATGTACTCCGAGGGCACCGAGTTCACCCCCTACGCCGAGGGGGAAGCGGTCGACCTGCCGATCATCTTCGCGCACCGCGATGTCGGCAACACCAGCTGCAACGGCGACGCCGGGTACCGGCACATGGACGAGATCCGTCAGATCGCCGCGGCCAACCTGGGCGGTGGCAGCGCGTCCCTCGCGTCGGGTGCATCGGCGAGCGGCACCCCGGCGCCGGCCGGCGACACCCCGGCACCGTCCGGTGGGACCGGCACCGACGCCAGCTCGAGCCTCGGTGCGGGCGTCCCGGCCCTCGTCACCGAACTGCTCCGGCTCACCGACCCGTCCCCGGTCGCACAGAAGTGGGTCGCGGAGGGCGGCGACACCGGCAGACTCGGCCCGGCGATCACCGGACTGCTGCAGGCCAAGGCAGGCAACAGCGCCGCGAAGTTCACCAACGGCGCCGTCTATACCTCCGCTACCGGCGTGTGGTCGGTGCTCGGCGAGATCTTCAAGACCTGGCAGAACCTTGGCGCCGACACCGGCGAGATCGGCCTGCCGACTTCGGACGAGTACCCGATCCCGGGTGGCCGGCGCGCCGACTTCGAGAACGGCTCGCTGATCTTCAACGAGCTCACCGGCATCGTCACCACGGTTCTCAAGACCTACAACGACGCCGACGCACCGGTGTACCCGATGCTTTCGGTCGCTGATCCTGCGCAACTTCCGCCTGTCCCGGCTCCGGTCGAACCTGCCCCGGCTCCCGCACCCGCGGGCTGA
- a CDS encoding cadmium resistance transporter, with product MIGTIAAAVAMFAGTNIDDIVVLTVLFVASASGGRPRPWQIAAGQYLGLITLVAISVVAALGLVIVPEDWVGLLGLLPLSLGIWGLIRGLRDDGDGESAVVATGLASVAAITIANGADNIAVYTPVFRTLGAPQTAVTIAVFLVCVGLWCAAGRLLGTHKKVIATLERVEHWLVPAVFIGLGVIILLESGVLGRLSAALT from the coding sequence ATGATCGGCACCATCGCCGCGGCGGTGGCGATGTTCGCCGGCACCAACATCGACGACATCGTCGTGCTGACCGTGCTGTTCGTCGCCTCCGCCAGCGGGGGCCGCCCGCGGCCGTGGCAGATCGCCGCCGGCCAGTACCTCGGCCTGATCACCCTCGTCGCGATCAGTGTGGTCGCCGCCCTGGGGTTGGTGATCGTGCCCGAGGACTGGGTGGGGTTGCTCGGGTTGCTGCCCCTGTCGCTGGGGATCTGGGGACTGATCCGGGGCCTGCGCGACGACGGCGACGGTGAATCCGCGGTGGTGGCGACCGGGCTGGCCAGTGTCGCCGCCATCACCATCGCCAACGGCGCCGACAACATCGCCGTCTACACCCCGGTCTTCCGCACCCTCGGTGCGCCGCAGACAGCGGTCACCATCGCCGTGTTCCTGGTCTGCGTCGGACTCTGGTGCGCCGCCGGCAGACTGCTCGGTACCCACAAGAAGGTCATCGCCACCCTCGAGCGGGTCGAGCACTGGCTCGTGCCCGCGGTGTTCATCGGCCTGGGTGTGATCATCCTGCTCGAATCCGGTGTCCTCGGCCGCCTGTCCGCCGCCCTGACGTGA
- a CDS encoding MFS transporter — protein MNAPGGRRWWALLPLTLAVLTLGFDITILNVALPTIAADLGAGTADLQWMVNAYVLVFAGLMLPCGALGDRYGHRRSMLVGLTLFAAGSLVAAAANTAGPVIAARAVMGLGAAVLTPIALATLPVLFTEPRERAKALSVVIAAMGAGIPLGPLIGGWLLDHYWWGSIFLINVPVAAAAMVATALLIPEFRDPAPRPVDVLGAALATTGLVAVVYGVIEAPTRGWTDPVTVVALAGGLALVAVFAWWQRHTRHPLIDLPLFGEPLFVWGSVAAALASFALLGLLFVVPQYLHLVGGYDAFGTGLRLLPVIGGIVVGAPVGERFAALCGVRVPVAGGLLLATAGLTLGATTGAATGYALTATWLAVTGVGVGAALAPAVDAVLGVLSPERSGSGIAITMTFRYVGGAFGVAVLGSLLAGQHAATPVAAFMDGMTTVLLVSAAVTAVGAALTAAAMPRRGAPTAIGPTRT, from the coding sequence ATGAACGCACCCGGAGGTCGTCGGTGGTGGGCGTTGCTGCCGCTGACGCTGGCGGTCCTGACCCTCGGCTTCGACATCACCATCCTCAACGTGGCACTGCCCACCATCGCCGCGGATCTCGGTGCCGGCACCGCGGATCTGCAGTGGATGGTCAACGCCTACGTGCTGGTGTTCGCCGGCCTGATGCTGCCGTGCGGGGCGCTCGGCGACCGCTACGGGCACCGGCGGTCGATGCTGGTGGGCCTGACCCTGTTCGCCGCCGGCTCGCTGGTGGCGGCGGCGGCGAACACCGCGGGACCGGTGATCGCTGCCCGCGCGGTGATGGGGCTGGGGGCCGCGGTGCTCACCCCGATCGCCCTCGCCACGCTGCCGGTGCTGTTCACCGAGCCCCGCGAGCGGGCGAAGGCGCTGTCGGTGGTGATTGCCGCGATGGGTGCCGGTATCCCGCTCGGACCGCTGATCGGCGGCTGGCTGCTCGACCACTACTGGTGGGGGTCGATCTTCCTGATCAACGTCCCGGTCGCGGCGGCCGCGATGGTGGCCACCGCACTGCTGATCCCCGAGTTCCGCGACCCGGCCCCGCGCCCGGTCGACGTCCTCGGCGCCGCACTGGCCACCACCGGGCTGGTGGCCGTCGTGTACGGGGTGATCGAGGCACCCACCCGGGGCTGGACCGATCCGGTCACCGTCGTCGCCCTGGCCGGGGGCCTGGCGCTGGTGGCGGTGTTCGCCTGGTGGCAACGACACACCCGGCACCCGCTCATCGACCTGCCCCTGTTCGGTGAGCCACTGTTCGTCTGGGGCAGCGTCGCCGCGGCGCTGGCCAGCTTCGCGCTGCTCGGGCTGCTGTTCGTGGTGCCCCAGTACCTGCACCTGGTCGGCGGCTACGACGCCTTCGGCACCGGGCTGCGGTTGCTGCCGGTCATCGGCGGCATCGTGGTGGGCGCACCGGTCGGCGAGCGCTTCGCGGCGCTGTGCGGTGTCCGCGTCCCGGTCGCCGGCGGGCTGCTCCTGGCCACCGCGGGCCTGACCCTCGGCGCCACCACCGGCGCGGCCACCGGCTACGCCTTGACCGCCACCTGGCTCGCTGTCACCGGGGTGGGCGTCGGAGCGGCGCTGGCCCCGGCGGTCGACGCCGTCCTCGGCGTCTTGTCCCCCGAACGGTCCGGCTCCGGCATCGCGATCACCATGACCTTCCGCTACGTCGGCGGCGCCTTCGGGGTCGCCGTGCTCGGCAGTCTGCTCGCCGGGCAGCACGCCGCCACCCCGGTCGCCGCGTTCATGGACGGCATGACCACGGTGCTGCTGGTGAGCGCGGCCGTCACCGCCGTCGGTGCGGCCCTGACCGCGGCCGCCATGCCCCGCCGCGGCGCGCCGACGGCGATCGGTCCCACCCGCACCTGA
- a CDS encoding DUF3703 domain-containing protein — MTVMPDRIQSAYTAEMTAARDTAAGNTRWAHLERAHILSQPYPWPHTRNHLAMLNLALRQHDRREALGQIVRIIVAAPGSLAGRYPEGNTGRTRAGLTTPMSMPADLASTITGTP; from the coding sequence ATGACCGTCATGCCCGACCGCATCCAATCCGCTTACACCGCGGAGATGACCGCCGCCCGCGACACGGCAGCCGGCAACACGCGGTGGGCGCATCTCGAACGGGCGCACATCCTGTCCCAGCCCTACCCGTGGCCGCACACCCGCAACCACCTCGCCATGCTCAACCTGGCGCTGCGGCAACACGATCGCCGCGAGGCCCTCGGGCAGATCGTGCGGATCATCGTCGCCGCGCCCGGTTCGCTGGCCGGCCGCTACCCGGAGGGCAACACCGGCCGCACCCGCGCCGGACTGACGACCCCGATGTCGATGCCCGCGGACCTGGCTAGCACCATCACCGGAACCCCGTGA
- a CDS encoding helix-turn-helix transcriptional regulator — MAIDSDGCLVSGTGSKLDAAVALFHSLSDGTRLAIVRRLADGEVRVADLVGELGMAQSTVSAHMACLRDCGLVQGRPQGRQVFYSLTRPELLDLLASAETLLAATGNAVALCPNYGTDAAGPGVTA, encoded by the coding sequence ATGGCGATTGATAGTGATGGGTGCCTGGTCTCCGGCACCGGCTCGAAATTGGATGCGGCGGTGGCGTTGTTCCACAGCCTCTCCGACGGCACCCGGCTGGCGATCGTGCGCCGCCTCGCCGACGGAGAGGTGCGGGTGGCGGACCTGGTCGGCGAACTCGGTATGGCGCAGTCGACGGTGTCGGCGCACATGGCGTGCCTGCGGGACTGCGGTCTGGTGCAGGGCCGCCCGCAAGGCCGGCAGGTGTTCTACTCGCTGACCCGCCCGGAGCTGCTGGACCTGCTGGCGTCGGCGGAAACCCTCCTCGCCGCCACCGGGAACGCGGTGGCGCTGTGCCCGAACTACGGCACCGACGCCGCCGGCCCGGGGGTGACCGCATGA
- a CDS encoding metal-sensitive transcriptional regulator: MVGDDDSVALVLNRLRRAHGQLAGVISMIEQGRDCKDVVTQLAAVSRALDRAGFKIVASGLRECLTGNTAENTEPMTEAELEKLFLALA; the protein is encoded by the coding sequence ATGGTCGGTGACGACGACAGCGTTGCATTGGTGCTCAACAGGCTTCGGCGGGCGCACGGACAGCTCGCCGGGGTGATCTCGATGATCGAGCAGGGCCGTGACTGCAAGGACGTCGTCACCCAGCTGGCCGCGGTCTCGCGGGCCCTGGACCGGGCCGGATTCAAGATCGTCGCCTCCGGTCTGCGGGAGTGCCTAACCGGCAACACCGCCGAGAACACCGAACCGATGACCGAAGCCGAACTCGAGAAGCTGTTTCTGGCGTTGGCCTGA
- a CDS encoding sulfite exporter TauE/SafE family protein, with protein MTILLALTLGAVIGVLLGLLGGGGSILAVPGLVYGIGIPLEQAVPMSLLVIGAASLFGAVPKIRAGQIQWRVMAVFAGTGVVAAFAGSAVNRLLPPAVTLGGFAVVMIASAIRMLSSTESVGTACRADGASAIDWRRCTSRSIPAGLGVGFLTGLFGVGGGFLIIPALVLLLGVEMAVAVGTSLLIVAVNSGSGLIAYLGHLRLDWALVAVFTVTAVGGSLLAGRYGGHVDKARLQRWFAVLILAVAGFVLIEVLTLR; from the coding sequence GTGACGATTCTGCTGGCCCTCACGCTCGGGGCCGTCATCGGCGTCCTGCTCGGCCTCCTCGGCGGCGGTGGATCGATCCTCGCCGTTCCGGGCCTGGTGTACGGGATCGGGATTCCGCTCGAGCAGGCGGTGCCGATGTCGCTGCTCGTGATCGGCGCCGCCTCGCTGTTCGGGGCCGTGCCGAAGATCCGGGCGGGGCAGATCCAGTGGCGGGTCATGGCGGTCTTCGCCGGCACCGGTGTCGTGGCCGCGTTCGCCGGCAGCGCGGTGAACCGGCTGCTGCCGCCAGCGGTCACCCTCGGCGGGTTCGCGGTGGTGATGATCGCCTCCGCGATCCGGATGCTGTCGAGCACCGAGAGCGTCGGGACCGCCTGCCGCGCGGACGGCGCCTCGGCCATCGACTGGCGCCGCTGCACGTCCCGTTCCATCCCGGCGGGCCTCGGTGTCGGCTTTCTGACCGGGCTCTTCGGGGTGGGCGGCGGTTTCCTCATCATCCCCGCCCTCGTCCTGCTGCTCGGGGTGGAAATGGCTGTCGCCGTGGGCACGTCACTGCTGATCGTCGCCGTGAACTCGGGGTCCGGGCTTATCGCCTACCTCGGTCATCTGCGCCTGGACTGGGCGCTGGTTGCGGTGTTCACCGTGACCGCCGTCGGTGGATCGCTTCTCGCGGGCCGGTACGGCGGGCACGTCGACAAGGCCCGGTTACAACGGTGGTTCGCCGTCCTGATCCTCGCGGTGGCGGGATTCGTCCTGATTGAGGTGCTCACGCTGCGATGA
- a CDS encoding AraC family transcriptional regulator yields the protein MTDTRWCGGALIRPGILAFAGSIGATDTHAHHAAQVMTADTSLTVADEAGARHCGTAIVVPPDTAHRIATGAPTGAVVFLDPDTAAGRAAGHRAHRFGWAGGPPLPAPAVDGGLGALVADVVGALVPDSAPRPPDRHRSVTAALELLPTLVADGPVTTSDLADRVGLSTSRLSHLFSEQVGLPLRRYVLWTRLMIAVTEVGAGRDLTTAAHAAGFADSAHLTRTCRDTFGLPPSALSRTVTWDTTPRR from the coding sequence GTGACCGACACGCGCTGGTGCGGCGGCGCCCTGATCCGGCCCGGGATCCTCGCGTTCGCCGGGTCGATCGGGGCCACCGACACCCACGCGCACCACGCCGCCCAGGTCATGACCGCAGACACATCGCTCACCGTCGCCGACGAGGCCGGGGCCCGGCACTGCGGCACCGCGATCGTCGTGCCACCCGACACCGCGCATCGCATCGCGACCGGAGCGCCGACCGGTGCGGTGGTGTTCCTCGACCCGGACACCGCGGCCGGCCGCGCCGCCGGCCACCGAGCCCACCGATTCGGCTGGGCCGGCGGACCACCCCTGCCCGCACCCGCCGTCGACGGCGGTCTCGGTGCCCTGGTCGCCGACGTGGTCGGCGCGCTGGTCCCGGATTCCGCACCCCGCCCACCGGACCGGCACCGGTCGGTGACCGCGGCATTGGAGCTGCTGCCCACGCTCGTCGCCGACGGACCGGTCACCACCAGTGACCTCGCCGACCGGGTGGGTCTGTCCACCAGCAGGCTCAGCCATCTTTTCAGTGAGCAGGTCGGACTCCCGCTGCGCCGCTACGTGCTCTGGACCCGCCTGATGATCGCCGTCACCGAGGTCGGGGCGGGACGCGATCTCACCACCGCCGCCCACGCCGCCGGGTTCGCCGACAGCGCCCACCTGACCCGGACCTGCCGGGACACCTTCGGGCTGCCCCCGTCCGCGCTGAGCCGCACCGTCACCTGGGACACCACCCCGCGCCGATAG
- a CDS encoding signal peptidase II, protein MSETAARSATTGWSRRVLAVVGVALAAVALLVEPVARRELSDGRTVDLGLLQLKLAYNSGVAFSVGDQLPAGIVLAVTATITLGVGIYAWRTAPTSSLVAVVGLSAIVAGAAANVIDRAVDGKVTDYFHTGWWPTFNLADTYLTCGVVLVIASLLWESTHAPADPTPAKESST, encoded by the coding sequence GTGAGCGAGACAGCGGCTCGATCGGCCACCACGGGTTGGTCGCGGCGGGTTCTTGCGGTCGTCGGTGTCGCGCTCGCCGCCGTCGCACTGCTGGTCGAACCCGTTGCGCGCCGCGAACTTTCCGATGGTCGCACCGTCGACCTGGGATTGCTGCAACTGAAGTTGGCGTACAACAGCGGTGTCGCGTTCAGCGTCGGCGACCAGCTGCCGGCCGGGATCGTCCTCGCGGTCACCGCCACCATCACCCTCGGTGTCGGTATCTACGCGTGGCGGACCGCCCCCACCAGTTCGCTGGTGGCGGTGGTGGGTTTGTCGGCGATCGTCGCCGGCGCGGCCGCCAACGTGATCGACCGCGCCGTCGACGGGAAGGTCACCGACTACTTCCACACCGGCTGGTGGCCCACCTTCAACCTCGCCGACACCTACCTCACCTGCGGTGTCGTGCTGGTCATCGCATCACTGCTCTGGGAGTCCACCCACGCCCCCGCTGATCCCACGCCCGCGAAGGAGAGTTCGACATGA
- a CDS encoding MBL fold metallo-hydrolase, translated as MILEQYYIECLSHASYLIGDEATGRAIVVDPRRDVTEYLADARRYGLRIEGVINTHFHADFVSGHLELVEATGGWIGFGEAAQTEYPIRRLAHGEHLSLGEVDLEVLATPGHTWESISLLVRETPGAVPAAVLTGDSLFIGDVGRPDLANLGGGSNTELARAMYRTVHQVLLPLPDSVAVLPAHGAGSSCGKNLSAELTSTIGEQRRTNPSVQPMSESDFVAVITDGQPAAPAYFAVDAALNKAARPVLDQRRRVPAVTAAKLRAALTAGVRVLDARSVADFTAGHLRGSVNVGFDGRFAETGGMVADIGEDIVLITYPGQEQDAAMRLARIGSDAVIGYFNTAADGTFPGGLADLVRTAARTTVSELDGLLADGAIMLIDIRNPGERDFGVIPGSVSIPLPQLRARVGDLPDDKPIVVHCAGGWRSSVAASLLRAHGLEQVRDLVGGYNAWAEQSMPA; from the coding sequence ATGATTCTCGAGCAGTACTACATCGAGTGCCTGTCGCACGCGTCGTACCTGATCGGCGACGAAGCGACGGGGCGGGCGATCGTGGTCGATCCACGCCGTGACGTCACCGAGTACCTCGCCGACGCGCGTCGATATGGGCTGCGGATCGAGGGGGTGATCAACACCCACTTCCACGCGGACTTCGTCTCCGGGCACCTGGAGTTGGTGGAGGCGACCGGTGGCTGGATCGGGTTCGGGGAGGCGGCGCAGACCGAGTATCCGATTCGCCGGTTGGCGCACGGCGAGCATCTGTCGCTGGGGGAGGTCGACCTGGAGGTCCTGGCCACCCCGGGGCACACCTGGGAGTCGATCAGCCTGCTCGTGCGCGAGACCCCCGGCGCGGTCCCCGCGGCGGTGCTGACCGGAGATTCGCTGTTCATCGGCGATGTCGGCCGCCCGGACCTGGCCAACCTCGGGGGCGGCAGCAACACGGAACTGGCCCGGGCGATGTATCGCACCGTCCATCAGGTGCTGTTGCCGCTGCCGGATTCGGTGGCGGTGCTGCCCGCGCACGGCGCCGGGTCTTCCTGCGGGAAGAATCTGTCGGCGGAGCTGACCTCGACCATCGGGGAACAACGCCGCACCAATCCGTCGGTGCAGCCGATGAGCGAATCGGACTTCGTCGCCGTGATCACCGACGGCCAACCGGCGGCGCCGGCGTACTTCGCCGTCGATGCCGCCCTGAACAAGGCCGCTCGCCCGGTCCTCGATCAGCGGCGCCGGGTCCCCGCGGTGACCGCGGCCAAGCTGCGTGCCGCGCTCACGGCCGGGGTCCGGGTGCTCGATGCCCGCAGCGTCGCCGATTTCACCGCCGGGCACCTGCGCGGATCGGTGAACGTCGGTTTCGACGGCCGGTTCGCCGAAACCGGTGGGATGGTCGCCGACATCGGTGAGGACATCGTGCTGATCACCTACCCCGGGCAGGAGCAGGACGCGGCCATGCGGCTGGCCCGCATCGGCTCCGACGCCGTGATCGGCTACTTCAACACCGCCGCCGACGGGACGTTTCCCGGTGGGCTGGCAGATCTCGTCCGGACGGCGGCGCGGACCACCGTCAGCGAGCTTGACGGCTTGCTCGCCGACGGCGCGATCATGTTGATCGACATCCGCAATCCCGGCGAACGCGACTTCGGTGTGATTCCGGGATCGGTATCGATCCCGTTGCCGCAGCTACGCGCCCGCGTCGGCGACCTGCCAGATGACAAGCCGATCGTGGTGCACTGCGCCGGCGGCTGGCGGTCGAGCGTCGCCGCGTCACTGCTCCGCGCCCACGGGCTCGAGCAGGTCCGCGACCTCGTCGGCGGCTACAACGCCTGGGCCGAACAGTCGATGCCGGCCTGA
- a CDS encoding cation-translocating P-type ATPase translates to MSDACGCGHDEPRPEGEEEHEPEKLWQITEIRAAAAAGVLLAAGLVIGWVGGPDPVKLALEALALAVAGYTFVPSTLTRLAKGKIGVGTLMTIAAVGAVILGEVGEAAMLAFLFAISEGLEEYAVTRTRRGLRALLSLVPDTATVIRDGHEQTVPPAELALGELMIVKPGERIATDGTIRAGRTALDTSAITGESVPVEAGPGDEVFAGSINGTGILEVEVTAGAEDNSLAKIVKIVEAEQSRKGEAQRLADKIAKPLVPTIMVAATIIAAVGSLLGEPRVWIERALVVLVAASPCALAIAVPVTVVAAIGAASKLGVLVKGGAALEALGGIRGIALDKTGTLTRNKPVVIDVATTNGATRDQVLAVAAALEARSEHPLAAAILAAVDDYAPAEDVESVTSAGLTGRLHGAGVRLGRPGWIEPGPLAEEVERMQHAGATAVLIERDGLVLGAIAVRDELRPEAVEVVAGLHRDGYHVAMLTGDNERTARALAADVGIDEVHADLRPEDKARIIGDLQGRRSTAMVGDGVNDAPALATADLGIAMGAMGTDVAIETADVALMGEDLRHLPQALAHARRSRRIMLQNVGLSLAIITVLMPLALFGVLGLAAVVLVHELAEIVVIANGVRAGRAQALTAGSVPAPAAGKVEART, encoded by the coding sequence ATGAGCGACGCCTGCGGCTGCGGCCACGACGAACCCCGCCCCGAGGGCGAGGAGGAGCACGAACCGGAAAAGTTGTGGCAGATCACCGAGATCCGGGCCGCGGCCGCCGCCGGGGTGCTGCTGGCGGCCGGACTGGTCATCGGCTGGGTCGGTGGCCCCGATCCGGTGAAGTTGGCGCTCGAAGCTCTCGCGTTGGCCGTCGCCGGCTACACCTTCGTCCCCTCCACGCTCACGCGGCTGGCCAAGGGCAAGATCGGCGTCGGCACCCTGATGACGATCGCCGCGGTCGGCGCCGTGATCCTCGGCGAGGTCGGCGAGGCCGCGATGCTCGCGTTCCTCTTCGCGATCAGTGAGGGCCTCGAGGAGTACGCGGTCACCCGCACCCGCCGCGGCCTGCGCGCGCTGCTGTCCCTGGTCCCCGATACCGCCACCGTGATCCGCGACGGACATGAGCAGACGGTGCCACCGGCCGAGTTGGCGCTCGGGGAGCTCATGATTGTCAAACCCGGTGAACGAATCGCCACCGACGGCACCATCCGCGCCGGCCGCACCGCCCTCGACACCTCGGCGATCACCGGCGAATCCGTGCCCGTCGAGGCCGGCCCCGGCGACGAGGTGTTCGCCGGCTCCATCAACGGCACGGGCATCCTCGAGGTCGAGGTGACCGCGGGCGCCGAGGACAACTCGCTGGCCAAGATCGTGAAGATCGTCGAGGCCGAACAGTCCCGCAAGGGCGAGGCCCAGCGCCTCGCCGACAAGATCGCCAAACCCCTGGTCCCGACGATCATGGTCGCCGCCACGATCATCGCCGCCGTGGGCAGCCTGCTCGGCGAGCCGCGGGTGTGGATCGAACGCGCTCTCGTCGTCCTGGTGGCCGCCTCCCCGTGCGCGCTGGCCATTGCCGTCCCGGTCACCGTCGTCGCCGCGATCGGCGCCGCCAGCAAACTCGGTGTCCTGGTCAAGGGCGGCGCCGCGCTCGAGGCCCTCGGCGGTATCCGCGGGATCGCGCTGGACAAGACCGGCACCCTCACCCGCAACAAGCCGGTCGTCATCGACGTCGCCACCACGAACGGTGCCACCCGCGATCAGGTGCTCGCGGTGGCCGCGGCGCTCGAGGCGCGCAGCGAACACCCCCTCGCCGCCGCGATCCTCGCCGCCGTCGACGACTACGCCCCGGCCGAGGACGTGGAGTCCGTCACCAGCGCCGGCCTGACCGGGCGCCTGCACGGCGCCGGCGTCCGGCTCGGCCGACCAGGCTGGATCGAGCCCGGCCCACTGGCCGAGGAGGTGGAGCGGATGCAGCACGCCGGAGCCACCGCCGTGCTCATCGAACGCGACGGCCTGGTGCTCGGTGCCATCGCGGTCCGCGACGAGCTGCGACCCGAGGCCGTCGAGGTCGTCGCCGGGCTACACCGCGACGGCTACCACGTGGCGATGCTGACCGGCGACAACGAGCGCACCGCCCGCGCCCTGGCCGCCGATGTCGGGATCGACGAGGTGCACGCGGACCTGCGCCCGGAGGACAAGGCCCGCATCATCGGCGACCTGCAAGGCCGGCGGTCGACGGCGATGGTCGGCGACGGTGTCAACGACGCCCCGGCCCTGGCGACCGCGGATCTCGGTATCGCGATGGGCGCGATGGGCACCGATGTGGCCATCGAAACCGCCGACGTCGCCCTGATGGGTGAGGACCTGCGGCACCTGCCGCAGGCCCTGGCCCACGCCCGCCGCTCGCGCCGCATCATGCTGCAGAACGTCGGGTTGTCGTTGGCGATCATCACGGTCCTGATGCCGCTGGCACTGTTCGGGGTCCTCGGCCTGGCCGCCGTGGTGCTGGTGCACGAGCTCGCCGAGATCGTGGTCATCGCCAACGGTGTCCGGGCCGGCCGCGCCCAGGCCCTGACCGCCGGGTCGGTACCCGCCCCGGCGGCGGGGAAGGTCGAGGCCCGCACGTGA